In the genome of Monodelphis domestica isolate mMonDom1 chromosome 2, mMonDom1.pri, whole genome shotgun sequence, one region contains:
- the LOC100023130 gene encoding cullin-4B-like encodes MADQSASSSPDFAEPQEQQQPLKSLFISSVAEEHHINGLTKAPTTIPSFTNSKSNAAKKLVIKNFKDKYKLQENYIDETWWKLKEAVEAIQNNTSIQYNLEELYQAVENLCSYSISANLYRQLRQICEEHIRYQILQFQEDSLDSVLFLKKIDKCWQNHCRQMVMIRSIFLFLDRTYILQNSMLPSIWDMGLELFRTHIISDQKVQNKTIEGILLLIAKERNGEAIDRSLLRSLLSMLSDLQIYQDSFEQKFLEETNLLYAAEGECLMQEKEVPEYFHHVNKRLEEETDRLITYLDMSTQKPLIATVEKQLLGEHLTAILQKGLNHLLDENRTQDLSLLYQLFSRVHSGVQVLLQHWIEYIKAFGSTIVNNPEKDKTMVQELLDFKDKVDHIIDICFMKNEKFVNAMKEAFETFINKRPNKPAELLAKYVDSKLRAGNRETTDEELEKMLDKIMIIFRFIYGKDVFEAFYKKDLVKRLLVGKSASVDAEKSMLSKLKHECGAEFTRNLEGMFKDMEVSKDIMVQFKQYTQNQNFPGSIELTVNTLTMGYWPTYVPMEVHLPAEMVRLQEVFVTFYLSKHSGRKLQWQSSLGHCVLKAEFKEEKKELQVSLFQTLVLLMFNEGEEFSLEDIRQATGIEDGELRRTLQSLACGKARVLIKDSKGKDVEDGDKFTCNDDFRHKLFRIKINQIQMKETVEEQISTTEKVFQDRQYQIDAAIVRIMKIRKALDHNLLVSEVYNQLKFPVKPTDLKKRIESLIDMDYIERDKENPNRYNYIA; translated from the coding sequence ATGGCTGACCAATCGGCATCTTCATCACCTGATTTTGCTGAACctcaggagcagcagcagccacTTAAAAGCTTATTCATCTCCTCTGTGGCTGAAGAGCATCATATAAATGGGCTGACCAAAGCCCCTACTACCATCCCTAGCTTCACCAACAGCAAATCAAATGCAGCCAAGAAACTGGTGATCAAGAACTTTAAAGACAAATATAAATTGCAGGAAAACTACATAGATGAAACATGGTGGAAACTGAAAGAAGCCGTAGAAGCCATTCAGAACAATACTTCAATTCAATACAATTTAGAAGAACTCTATCAGGCTGTTGAAAACCTCTGTTCCTACAGCATCTCTGCAAACTTGTACAGACAGCTGAGACAGATATGTGAGGAGCACATCAGATACCAAATTCTCCAGTTCCAAGAAGATTCGCTGGATAGTGTTCTGTTTCtaaagaaaatagataaatgCTGGCAAAATCACTGCAGACAAATGGTCATGATTAGGAGCATTTTTTTATTCCTGGACAGAACATATATTCTTCAGAATTCAATGCTGCCTTCTATTTGGGACATGGGTCTAGAATTATTTAGGACCCACATAATTAGTGATCAGAAAGTCCAAAACAAGACTATCGAAGGCATTCTGCTTTTGATTGCAAAGGAAAGGAATGGTGAAGCAATCGATAGAAGTTTGCTTCGAAGTCTTCTGAGTATGCTTTCAGATTTGCAGATTTATCAAGATTCCTTTGAACAAAAATTTTTGGAAGAAACCAACCTGTTATATGCTGCAGAAGGCGAGTGTTTAATGCAAGAAAAAGAGGTTCCTGAATACTTTCATCATGTCAACAAACGTCTAGAAGAAGAAACAGACAGACTGATCACCTATCTAGATATGAGTACTCAGAAGCCACTAATTGCTACTGTAGAAAAGCAACTTCTCGGTGAACACTTAACAGCCATTCTTCAGAAGGGTTTAAATCACCTTCTTGATGAAAATAGGACTCAAGATTTGTCTCTCCTCTATCAGCTGTTTAGTAGGGTACACAGTGGAGTTCAGGTCCTCTTGCAGCACTGGATTGAATACATCAAAGCATTTGGGAGCACCATTGTCAATAATCCTGAAAAAGATAAGACCATGGTACAAGAATTGCTGGATTTTAAAGATAAAGTTgaccatattattgatatttgctttaTGAAAAATGAGAAGTTTGTCAATGCAATGAAAGAAGCATTTGAAACCTTCATTAACAAAAGACCAAACAAGCCAGCTGAACTCCTAGCAAAGTATGTGGATTCAAAGCTCCGAGCAGGTAACAGAGAAACCACCGATGAAGAACTTGAGAAAATGTTGGACAAGATCATGATTATATTTCGGTTCATTTACGGGAAAGATGTCTTTGAAGCCTTTTACAAAAAGGACTTGGTCAAAAGACTGTTAGTTGGAAAGAGTGCATCAGTGGATGCTGAGAAATCAATGCTTTCCAAACTCAAGCATGAATGCGGGGCTGAGTTCACCAGAAACTTGGAAGGGATGTTCAAAGACATGGAGGTGTCAAAAGACATCATGGTTCAGTTCAAACAATACACACAAAACCAAAATTTTCCTGGGAGCATTGAACTAACTGTGAACACCTTGACAATGGGTTATTGGCCAACCTATGTGCCTATGGAGGTTCACTTGCCAGCTGAGATGGTAAGACTTCAGGAGGTTTTTGTGACTTTTTACTTGAGTAAACACAGTGGAAGGAAACTTCAGTGGCAATCTAGTCTAGGACATTGTGTACTGAAAGCAGaatttaaagaggagaaaaaggaactcCAGGTCTCTCTTTTTCAAACACTGGTGCTACTAATGTTTAATGAAGGTGAAGAATTCAGTTTAGAGGACATCAGGCAAGCTACAGGAATAGAGGATGGAGAATTAAGGAGAACCCTCCAGTCATTAGCCTGTGGCAAAGCTAGAGTTCTGATTAAAGATTCGAAGGGCAAAGATGTGGAAGATGGTGATAAATTTACTTGCAATGATGACTTCAGACACAAGCTCTTCCGGATAAAAATTAACCAGATCCAAATGAAAGAAACGGTAGAGGAGCAAATAAGCActacagaaaaagtctttcaaGACCGACAGTATCAAATTGATGCTGCCATTGTGAGAATCATGAAGATAAGAAAGGCCCTTGACCACAATCTGCTTGTTTCAGAAGTGTATAACCAGCTGAAGTTCCCAGTTAAACCTACTGATCTCAAGAAGCGTATAGAATCTTTAATCGACATGGACTAcatagaaagagataaagagaaccCCAACCGGTACAACTATATTGCCTAA